In the genome of Clostridia bacterium, the window GTAACCCCTGCGATGGCGGAGGGTGTGCTTCGGCATCTGGTTTCGGAGGAGCTGTACCGGCGATTTCAGGAGTCCGGGGACATGGACTTCGCCTACTCGCTGGCCGGGGTGGGGCGTTTCCGGGTCAACGCCTTCAGACAACGGGGTAGCGTGGGTCTGGCCATGCGATTGATAAACACGCGCATCCCGTCCCTGGAAGAACTGGAACTGCCTCCGATAGTTGCGGAGTTGAGCCGGCGGACCAAGGGGCTGGTACTGGTCACCGGCCCCACCGGCAGCGGCAAGTCTACCACCCTGGCGGCCATGGTGGGGCTCATTAACCAGGAGCGGGCCTGCCACATCGTCACCCTGGAGGACCCCATCGAGTACGTGCACCGGCACGGCAAGAGCATTATCAACCAGCGAGAAATCGGGAGCGATACCGAGAGTTTCGGCCGGGCCCTCCGGGCCGCCCTCCGGGAGGACCCGGACGTTATCATGGTGGGGGAAATGCGGGACCTGGAAACCATATCTACCGCGATCACCGCCGCGGAGACCGGCCATCTGGTGCTGGCCAGCCTGCATACCGCCAGCGCCACGCAAACGGTTGACCGGATCATCGACGTGTTTCCTCCCCACCAGCAGTCCCAGGTGCGGGTGCAACTGGCCGATACCCTTGAGGGCATCGTTGCCCAGCAACTGCTGACCCGCGCCGACCGATCCGGCCGGGTAGTGGCGGTAGAGATCCTGGTTGCCACTCCGGCAGTGCGCAACCTGATCAGGGAGGGCAAGAGCCATCAGCTCCTTTCCGTGATGCAGACCGGCGCCAGGTACGGGATGTGCACGATGGAAGCCTCGGTGCGGGAGTTGGTGCGTCAGGGCAAGGTAGGAGCCGAGGAGGCGACCCGGGTGCTGAGCGGGTTGGCCGCTTACCAACCGTAAGGAGGTGAGCGGGCCGGAGTGCCTACTTACCGTTACCGGGCGCGCGACGCCCACGGCCGGCTTCGCGTGGGTACCCTGGAGGCGGAAAACGAGGTGGCCGTGACCCAGGAGCTTCGGCGCCAGCAGTTCTTCCCGGTGGAGGTGAGGCTCCAGCCCGCCGTCGGGCGGCTGCGCCTGCCCCTCCCTTGGGAGGAGTGGGTTTCACCGCGGCCGAAGAGCGGCGACCTGGCCTTTTTTTGCCGGCAGTTCGCCACCTTAGTGGGCGCCGGCGTGCCGGTGGTGCCCGGCTTGCGGGCTCTGGCGGAGCAGACCGCCAATCGGGCGCTCAAGACTGCCCTGCGCGGGGCGGTGGGGCGGGTGGAGGGAGGCTCGGGCCTGGCCGAAGCCCTGGATGCGTTTCCCCGCGTCTTCCCCCGGCTCATGGTGCGCATGGTGGCCGCCGGAGAAGTGGGCGGGATGTTGGACGAGGTTCTGGAGCGCCTGGCAACCCACTTCGAGCGGGAGCACGAGCTGTACCAGAAGTTGCGCTCGGCCGTCACCTACCCGGCCTTCGTGCTGTTAGCGGCATTGGGAGTGGTGGCCTTTCTGTTCCTTCACGTATTGCCCACCTTCGGCCAGTTGCTGGCCGGTCTGGAGGCTCCTCTGCCCTTACCTACGGTCATAGTGTTGGCGGCAGGGGGGGCCGGCCGTCGGTATTGGTATTTGTGGATTGTGCTGTCGGTGGCGGCGGCGCTGGCGGTAAGGCAGCAGCGGCAGACCTCCCGCGGCCGCCAGCAATGGGATCGCCTGCTGCTGCGCCTCCCCGCGCTAGGGGAGCTATACCGGCAGATTCTCATTTCCCGACTCAGCCGCACCCTGGGCACCCTCCTTCGGGGCGGGGTGCCGCTTTTGCAGGCCCTGGAGGTGGTAAAAGGAGTGCTGGGGAACGTGGTTCTGGAGCAGGGGCTGGCGCAGGCACAAGAAGGCATCCGCCGCGGGGAAAGTCTGGCCGGAGCCCTAGGCCGCACCGGGCTTTTCCCGCCCATGCTCACCGAGATGGTGGCCGTGGGCGAAGAGTCGGGAGCTTTAGACCTTCTGTTGGAACGACTGAGCCTATTCTACGACCGGGAAGTTGACGCGGCCGTGAGTCGGCTTACCAGCGTGGTAGAACCCGTTTTGATTCTTTTTCTGGGCGGCGTTGTGGGGCTAGTAATGGTATCGGTATTGCTTCCCATGCTGACCCTGATACAGAGCGTTCGTTAGCCAAAAAATTTTCCAAACCGAGGCCTGGTTGGGAGGAGAGCAGCATCGGCAGGCGAAAAAAAATATAATCCTAAATTAGGAAGTACCCGAAAGGGCAAACCCGGCGAAAGCCGGGGGCGCAAAGCTACGGGCCTACGGACGGAATGGTCTAGGGCGGCCGGGCTGCCGAGGTACGCAACCGCGGCGGCCCGGCCTCTGCATGCTAGCTCTTGGCGGGAAGGTGGTTTGCCCTGCTGGAGGCCAAAGGCATGGGGTGCCGAGCCGGCAAACCAGCAGCGGGGGTGGTGACCAGGCATTCTGACAATGACGTGGACGTCCTGAGTTATTGCCGAAATTGGGCGGGGTATGAGGTTCTAGCGGGTAACGGCGTGCGTGTATGACCCTAGGGTAAGGAGGTACGTCTATGCGAAGGCTGCTGAAGCGCGAGCGAGGATTTACCCTTATTGAACTGCTAGTGGTAATTGCGATCATCGGCATTTTGGCAGCGGTAATTACGCCTAACGCCTTCCAATCAATTGAGAAGAGCAAGGTAGCAGCTGCCGAGGCGGACTATAAGGCCATCAAGGCGGCCGCAATGAACTTTTATACGGATACTGGGCTCTGGCCTCCAACCTACACTAGTTCGGTGCCAGACTCCTACCTCACCACGACTCCGACGTCGGGTTACAATGGCTGGGCCGGGCCTTACCTCGAGCGTTGGCCCAGCCGCAATCCGTGGGGCGGTGTCTACAGGTTTTACAATAGTTCGTCCCCCCCTACAGGCCATCCGTGGGGAGCCCTTACTGGTAGCGGCACCTACAGATGGTTATATGTCGATCGAGTACCGGGGGTGGGCTCAAGCCCAACGGGCGCCGCGGCGAAGCTCAAGAACGATCTGGGAGATGTTGTCTACGTTCCCTCGTCGGGTAACGTACTTTACATCCTAATCTCCAAGGACTAACGAAAGACTAAACCGAAGGTAGCTTTTCAAGGCCTGGGGTTTGGTTTCGGTGGTCCAGGCGGGCTCTACTTGCATGCTGGCTTTCCTCATTCTGTCGCTAGGTGTAGCTATCGGCAGCTTCCTCAACGTTTGCATCTACCGCATCCCCAGGGGGGAATCGCTGGTATTCCCCCCTTCTCACTGCCCTTATTGCGGGCACCGGCTTGGGCCGGCGGACCTGGTGCCGGTGCTGAGCTACTTGTGGCTCAGGGGGCGCTGCCGGTATTGCAGGGAGAGGATTTCGCCCCAATATCCCCTGGTAGAATTAGGCACCGGCGGCCTTTTCCTGTTGCTCTGCCACCTCTACGGGCCCTCGCCCGAGCTGGTAAGCCGGCTGGTGCTGGCCTCGGGGCTCTTGGTGGCGGCGCTGATTGACGCGCGCCATTACCGCATCCCCAACCAAGTGGTGGCCTTTCTCGCCGCCAGCGGGGTGGCCCTGAATCTATGGACCCAGGAACTGGCGTGGTGGCAGGTGGCCGCCGGCGCCGGGATAGGAGGAGGAGTCTTGGCGGCGTTGGCGCTCTTGAGCCGGGGCGGAATGGGTGAGGGCGATGTGAAGCTGGCCGGGGCTGTCGGCCTTTATCTTGGTCCGGCCGGAGCAGTGATGACCTTGTTCTTGGCCGCCGCCCTGGGCGCGATAATAGGAGGGCTACTGATTCTGCTCGGCCGCCGGGGCCGAAAGGAGCCCATTCCTTTTGCCCCGTTTCTGGCCGTGGCCGCGGTAACGGTTCACACAGCCGGGGAAACACTTTGGCAATTTTATCTGTCCTGGGCGGGCTGGTCGTAGTCCACGAGGCTAGCGAAAGGGATTCTGCCCACGAAAGCCGGAGGTTCCGGGGAGGAAAAGGAGGCCTAGGCGTCGAAATGGGCCCACAGGCGGGCCTTTTGTTTTCGAACCAGGTTGGACACGAGGGGCAGTAAGCATTGCACGCGTCAAGAGACTGTGGCCTGACCTTAGTCGAACTCTTGCTGGTTATGGCGATACTGGGCACCCTGGTGGCGGTAGTGGCGCCCGAGGGCCAACGGTGGGTGCAGGACTACCGACTTAAGGAGGCGACGGAGATGGTGGCGGCCGACCTTCGCCTGCTCCGCCAGGGGGCCGTAGCCGGAGAGAGTACTAATTGGGAAATACGGTTTAATTTTGCCAGCGATCCTCACCAATATCTCATCAAACGGGGGCTAGAGATAGGGGGCACCAAGATCGTTAGGCGGCTTCCCAGCGGGATCGCCTTCGAGGGCTCGGTGGTGGTCGGCAACGGAAAGATTGCTAATGTGGTGCGCTTCAACCTGGAGGGCACGCCCAATTCCGGCTCCATAGACATAACCATCCCTCTGATGGATGAGGTTAGCCGCCGCCAGCGCTTCGTCAAGGTGGGTGGCACAACGGGCCACATCTGGGTAACTGACCGGCGTTAAGGCGCACCGGGCGGCGGGCCGGAGGGGAGCGGAGGCTATGCCCAAAGGTTACTCAGACTACCGCCCTGTCGCGGCCGGGTTCACCTTCGTAGAGGTGCTGGCGGCCTTGGCGGTCTTGGCCCTGGCGCTGGTGCCCCTGATGGACTTGTATACCCAGAGCCTGAGAGTGGGTGAGCGGGCGGGGGAAGAGAGTTTGCTCGCCTGGCTGGCGCAGGGAAAGATGGAGCAGTACCTGTATTGGTTTCGCCAATACCAGGGTCAAGGGCCCACCTTGGGCCAACGGCTGCAGGGTGACGGAGTTGACCTGGATCCCAGCGATGGGGTGGAGGCAGAGTTTAGACCCTTTGCCGGGTTTCCGGATTACGCCTACCGGGCCTTCTTGACCCCGGCTTACGGAGACGCCTCCCCGCGCCAGCTACGTAAGCTGAAAGTAGAGGTCCGGGGGCCTGGAGGGCATCAGGCGGTTCTAACTACCCTGGTGTGGTGAGGCTGGTGCGGGTGGGATGGCTGCTCTTGCGGCGGGTGACGAGCGAGGGAAGAAACGATCGGGCCGGCAAAGCGGTTGGTGGCAGGACGGCGCCGGGTTTACACTTCTGGAAATGTTGATCGCGGCGGTTCTGATGGTAACCGTAGTGGGGGCCGCCTACGCTTTGCTTCAACAGGGGGCCCTCTCCTGGCAAGTGCAGGTGGCCCGGGAGGAGGCACAGGACAGCCTGCGGGTGGCCCTGGCCAGGATGGGCAAGTATGGCCGGGAGGCAGCGGCGGTGAAGGTGGACGAGAACCACTCGGCTTTAACCCTTAAGTGGTGGGATGCCAACGAAACCAACCCCGACAAGCAATGGAAGGAGATCCGTTACCAGGTCAAGGACGGAGTGCTCAAGGAGGGGCGGGCGAGCGGCCCCCGCATCGGGTGGCTAATCAATCCCAGCTACAACTGGCGGGTTCTGGCCGATCGGGTGGTCGGCGCGGAATTTGAGCTGAAGCCTGTCGAAGGAGAGGGCGACTGCCGGTTGGTGGAGATAGCGCTGCGGGCCCAGGATAGGCGCGGAACCGAACGCCGGGTCAAGGTTGCTTTTCTGGCCAGGGCAGTCTTGCTCCCCTAAGTACAGGGAGGATAGGCGGTCGGTGCCGAAGATGGGGCGGGGAGTGAGCACGAAAAGGGCGGGTGCGCTACCCAGGGGCCTTCTCGGTCAGCGGGGTGTGGCCCTGGTAACGGTGTTGTTGGCCCTGGCTGTGTTGTTAGGATTGGGTCTGGCCGGGTTGAGTCTGGCCCTCACCTACCGGGAGTTGAGCAACACGGAGCTGAGGAGCCTGCAGGCCTTCTACGCTGCGGAAGCGGGGTTGGCTGCGGCCCTGGCGGCGCTGGGTGCCGATTGGTCCTGGTCGGGATATCCCGGCGATGATCTTCCGCCGGAGGCGGCGCTGCTGGAGGGCGAGGGCGCAAGGATCCGAGAGATTAAAGTGGAGGACCTGGGAGACATGCTCCAGATCGAGGCTCAGGGTGAGGCCGGCGGCCGGACGCGCCGGGTGGCGGCTTGGGTCCAGAGGCCGGCGTGGGCGTATGGCCTGGTCTTGGGTGCGCAGGAGGCGGTCGGGTTTACCGGTAACACCTTTCTCCGGGGCACTCTGGTTTTCGCCGGGGACGTGGAGATCGGTCCTTCGGTTCAGGTAGGTGACAGCGAGGCCAGGGACGGCTGGATCATCTCCGGAGGAAACGTGACCAATAAGGGCCGGATCTACGGTGGGGTAAGAGCTGTGGGGGAAATCAAGACCCTCAATCCCGGAGTGATCGAGGGCACCGTCCAAGAGAACGCCCCTCCTTTCCTGCCAGGGTTTTCCGCGCCTGACATGACCGCCTACCGCGACAGGGCGGCACAGGTAATCCGGGGGGACCTGGCGTGGGGCCAAGACGAACTGCAGGCGTTTATTGACGCCCATACTCCCGACGGGGCGGTTCTGTTTGTGGAGGGGAAGCTTACCCTTGGGAGTGAGGGGAACAAAGAGAGTCATGGAAACAAAGCCATCGCCTACAGCGGCCGCGCCGTCCTGGTGGCGACGAACGGCATCGAGATAGCCGCCGATATAGTGAGGGCCGAAGGCGCCGAGGCAACCAGCGCCCTCGCCTTGATCGCTGGCGGAGACATCGAGGTGGGTAACCACGAAGTGCAGGCCGTGCTGTGGACGGGATCCAACCTCAAGGTCCACAGCCAGACCAAGATTGTGGGGGCGGTGGCAGCATGGAATCTGGATCGCCAGGGTGAGGCCGATCCAATGTTCGAACTTTCTTATGACGGGCAACTAGTGGGCCTATTCTTGGGCCCTGGCTCGCCCCTTCTTTCCTCCGCGGTCGCTCCTCGGATTGTCCGTTGGTGGACGAAGGATTTGTAAGGGGTGGGAAGGTGGGTAGGGGGCTAAGCGCCTTCCGGGTGGGTCGTCGCAGTTATCTCGGCTTCGATTTGGGGGCCTCGGCGGTGCGGGCGGTGGAGGTAGTCGGGCTTGGGAAGCGGTGGCGGGCCCGGACGGCGGTAACCCAGGCCCTTCCGCCGGGCGCAGTGGCTGACGGAGCGGTACGGGCTCCGGCGGTGGTGGCGGAAATTCTAAGAGATTTGGCGGCCGGGCAAGGGTGGCTGGGACGCAAGGCATTTGCCTCCGTGGGCGGCAGCCGCCTCATTACCCGGCACTTGCGCCTGCCCCTTATGCCCCGGGCGGAGCTGGAACGGGCCCTGAGGTATGAGGCCGAGCAGTATTTGCCGGTGGGGATGGCGGAGCAGAGCGTGGATTTTGCCTTGCTGGGGAAGGAGCGGGACGAAGAGGGGGAAATGTGGGCGGTGCTGCTGGCCGCCGTTCCCTTGGAAATGGCCCGCAGCTATGCGCAAGTGTTTGAGGCGGCAGGGCTCTCGTTGGTGGCACTGGATATCGTGCCCCTGGCCTGGCAACGGGTGCTGGTCGCGGCGCTGGGCGATTCCCCGGCGGAGCGGGCGGTGGGGGTAATCGACCTGGGGTATTCCTGCACCCACATAGTGATTCTGTACGGCTCCCAGGTGGAGCTGTGCCGCTCGCTGCCCCAGGGCTGGGGGTCGTCGGCTGCGGCTTCGACGGCTTACGAGGTGGCGGCCACCGCGGCAGCGGCAAATCCGGCGCCCTCCGCGGGCCGGGCCTGGGAGGATGCCTTAGAGGGCATTTCCTACGAGGTGCGCCGCTCGGTGGATTTCTTTCGGGCCCAGCGGCGGTCCGCAGGCTGGGGTAGCCTATACCTCAGCGGTGCCTTAGGCCAGTCTTCGGAAGTCTGCTCCTGGCTGGAGGCGGAGATCGGGTTGCCGGTTAAGCCCCTATGGCCCTTGATGGAAGGCCTGTCCGTGGATCCGGAAGCAGCCGTGGCCCTGGGAACCGCGTTACGGCAGGTGATACCTTAGTGCCGGCGGTCAATCTTTTGCCTCCCGAGTTACGGCCCCACCCCCGAAGCCTGCCCTGGCGGCAGGTGGCGCTTTTGGCGGTGTGCCTGGCCGTCGCCGCCGGGCTGGGCTTGGCGGGTGCCACTTATTGGCGCCTGGTGCAGGAGCTGCAGGGGGCGACCGTGGCCAGAGCGGGGGTAGCGGAGAAGGCCACGGAAGCCGAAGAATTGGAACGGCAACTCGCCCAGATCGGCCAGGAACAGGCGGCCCTGGAGGAAGTGCTTCAGAAGCGCTTTCTGTGGTCTCGCTTTTTGGCGGACCTGCGGGCTAGCATGCCTGAGGAAGTTTGGCTGACGGATCTCTCCCTTCAGGCGGCAGACCTCACTTTGGAGGGCGGCGCCGAATCGCCTTTAGGAGTGGCCCGGTTTGTGGAGCAACTGGCG includes:
- the pilM gene encoding pilus assembly protein PilM, with product MGRGLSAFRVGRRSYLGFDLGASAVRAVEVVGLGKRWRARTAVTQALPPGAVADGAVRAPAVVAEILRDLAAGQGWLGRKAFASVGGSRLITRHLRLPLMPRAELERALRYEAEQYLPVGMAEQSVDFALLGKERDEEGEMWAVLLAAVPLEMARSYAQVFEAAGLSLVALDIVPLAWQRVLVAALGDSPAERAVGVIDLGYSCTHIVILYGSQVELCRSLPQGWGSSAAASTAYEVAATAAAANPAPSAGRAWEDALEGISYEVRRSVDFFRAQRRSAGWGSLYLSGALGQSSEVCSWLEAEIGLPVKPLWPLMEGLSVDPEAAVALGTALRQVIP
- a CDS encoding prepilin-type N-terminal cleavage/methylation domain-containing protein, which encodes MPKGYSDYRPVAAGFTFVEVLAALAVLALALVPLMDLYTQSLRVGERAGEESLLAWLAQGKMEQYLYWFRQYQGQGPTLGQRLQGDGVDLDPSDGVEAEFRPFAGFPDYAYRAFLTPAYGDASPRQLRKLKVEVRGPGGHQAVLTTLVW
- a CDS encoding prepilin peptidase translates to MLAFLILSLGVAIGSFLNVCIYRIPRGESLVFPPSHCPYCGHRLGPADLVPVLSYLWLRGRCRYCRERISPQYPLVELGTGGLFLLLCHLYGPSPELVSRLVLASGLLVAALIDARHYRIPNQVVAFLAASGVALNLWTQELAWWQVAAGAGIGGGVLAALALLSRGGMGEGDVKLAGAVGLYLGPAGAVMTLFLAAALGAIIGGLLILLGRRGRKEPIPFAPFLAVAAVTVHTAGETLWQFYLSWAGWS
- a CDS encoding prepilin-type N-terminal cleavage/methylation domain-containing protein, which translates into the protein MAALAAGDERGKKRSGRQSGWWQDGAGFTLLEMLIAAVLMVTVVGAAYALLQQGALSWQVQVAREEAQDSLRVALARMGKYGREAAAVKVDENHSALTLKWWDANETNPDKQWKEIRYQVKDGVLKEGRASGPRIGWLINPSYNWRVLADRVVGAEFELKPVEGEGDCRLVEIALRAQDRRGTERRVKVAFLARAVLLP
- a CDS encoding type II secretion system F family protein, with translation MPTYRYRARDAHGRLRVGTLEAENEVAVTQELRRQQFFPVEVRLQPAVGRLRLPLPWEEWVSPRPKSGDLAFFCRQFATLVGAGVPVVPGLRALAEQTANRALKTALRGAVGRVEGGSGLAEALDAFPRVFPRLMVRMVAAGEVGGMLDEVLERLATHFEREHELYQKLRSAVTYPAFVLLAALGVVAFLFLHVLPTFGQLLAGLEAPLPLPTVIVLAAGGAGRRYWYLWIVLSVAAALAVRQQRQTSRGRQQWDRLLLRLPALGELYRQILISRLSRTLGTLLRGGVPLLQALEVVKGVLGNVVLEQGLAQAQEGIRRGESLAGALGRTGLFPPMLTEMVAVGEESGALDLLLERLSLFYDREVDAAVSRLTSVVEPVLILFLGGVVGLVMVSVLLPMLTLIQSVR
- a CDS encoding type IV pilus twitching motility protein PilT; translation: MDLDAVLREAVQLGASDVHITIGLPPVFRIHGELRRQEHLPVVTPAMAEGVLRHLVSEELYRRFQESGDMDFAYSLAGVGRFRVNAFRQRGSVGLAMRLINTRIPSLEELELPPIVAELSRRTKGLVLVTGPTGSGKSTTLAAMVGLINQERACHIVTLEDPIEYVHRHGKSIINQREIGSDTESFGRALRAALREDPDVIMVGEMRDLETISTAITAAETGHLVLASLHTASATQTVDRIIDVFPPHQQSQVRVQLADTLEGIVAQQLLTRADRSGRVVAVEILVATPAVRNLIREGKSHQLLSVMQTGARYGMCTMEASVRELVRQGKVGAEEATRVLSGLAAYQP
- a CDS encoding type II secretion system GspH family protein — protein: MRRLLKRERGFTLIELLVVIAIIGILAAVITPNAFQSIEKSKVAAAEADYKAIKAAAMNFYTDTGLWPPTYTSSVPDSYLTTTPTSGYNGWAGPYLERWPSRNPWGGVYRFYNSSSPPTGHPWGALTGSGTYRWLYVDRVPGVGSSPTGAAAKLKNDLGDVVYVPSSGNVLYILISKD
- a CDS encoding prepilin-type N-terminal cleavage/methylation domain-containing protein; translation: MHASRDCGLTLVELLLVMAILGTLVAVVAPEGQRWVQDYRLKEATEMVAADLRLLRQGAVAGESTNWEIRFNFASDPHQYLIKRGLEIGGTKIVRRLPSGIAFEGSVVVGNGKIANVVRFNLEGTPNSGSIDITIPLMDEVSRRQRFVKVGGTTGHIWVTDRR
- a CDS encoding PilN domain-containing protein → MPAVNLLPPELRPHPRSLPWRQVALLAVCLAVAAGLGLAGATYWRLVQELQGATVARAGVAEKATEAEELERQLAQIGQEQAALEEVLQKRFLWSRFLADLRASMPEEVWLTDLSLQAADLTLEGGAESPLGVARFVEQLALLDGVREPKLVKVEGDSELKFTVKAVLERPLLPERGEGD